A DNA window from Arachis hypogaea cultivar Tifrunner chromosome 18, arahy.Tifrunner.gnm2.J5K5, whole genome shotgun sequence contains the following coding sequences:
- the LOC112770598 gene encoding amino acid permease 5-like, which produces MVEGAFMAIDFDLNIVSMVEGALMRYENRGFKGTIAGAEAETHAKKVWAIFQALGNIAFAYSFSDILIEIQDTIKSPLEVRTMKRATNLSIATTTTFYVLCGCIGYGAFGNSTPGNLLTAFDKPFWLVDIANLALIIQLVGAYQVYSQPLFAFVEERTTKKWEIIGKEYKVQIPFLPSYNLNIFRIIWRSLYVVVSTLIAMLIPFFNDILGVIGALGFWPLSVYFPVEMYIKQKKIPKWSGSWILLQSLSMFCLLVTFAALVGSIVGVLLDLKTYKPFSASL; this is translated from the exons ATGGTAGAAGGTGCTTTTATGGCAATTGATTTCGACCTTAATATAGTATCTATGGTAGAAGGTGCTTTGATGAGGTATG aaaaccGTGGTTTCAAGGGTACCATAGCAGGAGCTGAAGCAGAAACACACGCCAAAAAAGTGTGGGCAATATTTCAAGCTCTTGGCAACATAGCCTTTGCATATTCCTTTTCTGATATTCTCATTGAAATTCAG GATACCATAAAATCTCCATTGGAAGTAAGAACCATGAAGAGGGCTACAAATTTAAGTATTGCAACCACCACAACATTCTATGTTCTTTGTGGGTGCATAGGATATGGTGCATTTGGAAATTCAACACCAGGAAACTTACTCACAGCGTTTGATAAACCATTCTGGCTTGTTGATATTGCAAATTTAGCATTAATTATTCAACTGGTGGGAGCATACCAAGTTTATTCTCAACCCCTCTTTGCATTTGTTGAAGAACGGACAACTAAAAAATGGGAAATAATTGGAAAAGAATACAAAGTTCAAATCCCATTTTTACCCTCATACAACCTAAATATATTTAGAATAATTTGGAGATCATTGTATGTTGTGGTAAGCACTCTTATAGCTATGTTGATTCCGTTCTTTAATGACATATTAGGAGTGATTGGGGCATTAGGGTTTTGGCCCTTATCAGTTTATTTTCCAGTGGAAATGTATATCAAACAGAAAAAGATCCCAAAATGGAGTGGGAGTTGGATTCTTTTGCAAAGTTTGAGTATGTTCTGTCTCCTGGTAACATTTGCTGCACTTGTTGGGTCTATAGTTGGTGTCTTATTGGACCTTAAGACATATAAACCATTCAGTGCAAGCTTGTAG